GACACAGACCTGAAACTGGAGGGAAGCAGAGGAGAGGGGGAAATGTACTGAGGAGATGGGCCACATATGAGTTTCTGCTCGTctgttttaaattgtattatcTCAGTTTTGTCTGACTGAAGATAGGAACCTTGTGTTTGACTGCGGGGGTCTACATTTTGCCAAATGTATCAGTAAGGAAAATCAACAAGGTGTTTTGGGAGATTaaaattacacagattttttttttttaaatgttcgcCATGttacttatttgtttttttttttcagcaaaagacatttctaagtcatGTCTGTACTGCCATGGTCATACCTTAATTTGTAATTGCTGGAAACTTGGTCAGCTGTGTCCAGACATCCTGTATCATTCCAACAATTATTGCAGATTACATGTTATTGCCTCAATGTGTCTACCTAAAGGGAGATGCCATGTTATGGTCAATCAAATTTATTAATAGAAcactttacaacaacataaaagaccaaagtgctttccatcagcatgacaaaacaaaacaatacaatttggTTGACAGGATATAATTATTTTCATACTTCTTACAAGAATCACGAATGTTGAAGCTCTGtcaaatgtttaaaacagaCTCAAATGGACTTGAGTTTACATTTACATGAATCCATATCCAAAGAATTAAGGTCATGGCATGTAGACCAGAATCTGAATGTCACCTCTTAAAGGCTACTTTGATTATTGTATGTAAGCTGTGTACGTTAACCAgggtctgtgtgttttattgaaaaGGGCAATCTGCAGTAGGTCAGGTTTACTTGGAATGCTTTTTTCTGCTTCATGTACAAGATACTTTGTCTGTATTTTCTTATCATGTCTCTGTTCTTAACACTTTCAAATAAAAGTGCGCATATTGTCCATAGTGGATATTTACTTGCTCTTTGTGGTATAGGGATGAAAATTTTTACATTGTAGTGTCTATTTCATTTGATCCAAGCATTAAAGTCACACTCTGCAGTTGCCCTAGTTTAAAATACAATAtggattttaatgaaaatgagtTTGAAAGTTAATCAGTGGGATCTTTTAAATGCAAGAGGTATACTTGaatgaacagaaaacatctTGACAATCATTAAACCCCTGCTTAAAATCTAgaaatttcacacatttttgccCCTGTaacctcccctcctctcctggTTTTGCTGCAGACCAAATTTCCAGATTTCTCTGGACTTCTGTCCCCATAACGCATCATGTAGATATCCGTGCTCCCCATTTCCCCCGATGCTGTGGTACAGTCCCAGCGTTTGTCTATGGCACAGCTTCACCTGGATGCTGCTAGAACATCCCTCCgtgggtgagggagggagggagagaggagatgTGAACTGCGTTGTTTTGGGATTACATCACAGCATCGTCAGAGGGAGTCTGAGCAAGCAAGAAGAGCAGCATCAATCCGAGGAGCTGCCTCACAGCTGTCAGTACTCAGCCACACTACAAGAACTGCGTTATCAAACGGAAGGAGACACCAGAACCCAGCTGACTGGTTGGATCCAGACCGAGACGACCTACTGCCAGACGACACACGGGCATCATGACGCAGGGCAAGGTAAGAGCTGCTGGAAAGTTAGGCCAAACACTGTTAATTAAGACTgttaaaatgcagtatttggAATTTATATGTGGGGCCTACATCATTACATAACAGCGTTAGATCTGCGTGCCTACCCAGTCCCAGTCAAATGCTTAACGGCAGTATTTGGTTGTGAATGCCGCCACATTTAGTCGTTTTTATGAATTGCGACGCGCACTTGTGCGGAGGATTTGAATGACTAGTTTTGCAgcgaaacatttttaaaatcccgCAGTATTCTTACACATATCGAAGcgttttaatgtcattttaattctgTTGTAGTGTCTCTTGTAGCCTGATATATTTCCTGAGCTGTAAAAGCAGGATACTGTTACCTGAGTCGATGCGTCACCACTTGTTTTACGCGTTGCGTCACCATGACAACCGGTTTTATCCCTGTAGCTCTGGTAAAACCTGATACATCCCCGTATGCATCTATGGCGACATACTATACGCTAACCAGTTTGTACCTCACATTTTTCCTAGCTTTGAAGatgaaaatattgaaatatataaaaaatattttcagcgataccttctgctgtttgtttatcATACTTTAGAGAACCTGATGCTCTGTGGCCCGAATGTATCAAGAGATGGTATAGGCATAAACCAGAGCTAACTGCACCCTAATTATCAATCTAATCTGTGTTAACCTTGGGCCTCACGATCAACAGATTAGTGGAACTGGCTCTGAACACTgcaaattagtttaaaatgcatttgcaGGATGTCATTTTGAAGATGATGCTTCTGATGTTGATATTTCAATTGAGATTAGGTTACCACTGCTGTACGTTTGAATATGGACTGAACTTAACCATCTATACATACCTCAAACACTGCatataatttgtccaaaaaaatgaacattaataTACCATCACACTACTATACATTCATACTGCACACTGTGTATCTAATGTAAATCATTCCCATTGCACTATTCTACTTACTGTAGGCTATAACCTTTCCCCTTTTTAATACACACAGTTTGCACCACTGTACATATTGTATATTATCCATATTCATATTATGCACTTCTGTATATTGTTACTGCTTATACATTAGATGCAATCGGCATTTCATTGCCTTGTATGACAATatagtttaaatgtaaatgtaaagtttcagtTCAAGTGAAAGCACTGTCAGGAGAAGGGAAAATGTTAGAGATGGTGAAGCAAGAGATGGAATTTGAAATTTAGATTTGTACTGTATGTTGGTCTGAGAAGTCTAAAAGTAGGCTTAATGTTGAGAAGTGtaaaaaagcagctaaaatcCCTCAAAATGTCAGTTAAACTGACAGTTGGAGGGTATATTTAAAGCAGCGAGTGTGTCCATTTACAAATCAGAATAAtgttattaaattaattatacCAAAAATTACTGCTATGGTAGAAACATACAGTTCAATTATTACAATTCAGATGTCACTACTCCAGTATCTTGAACATTTGCACAGCTCCACTTTGTACAGTAGCCTACAGTACATACAGTTGTACTGCATTAGCAGAAATCAAGTATCGACCAATGTGTCGTCACCATTtatctgaatatttaaaattttctgaGATGGTGAAGCTCTTGACAGGATTCACTTGTAATCATCTGGAAAAGTATGACTTTTATATGTCATAGCAGATGTtaacaatgttttattttcagggaATGCATGTATGTGGTATATAAAAGTATTTATATGATAAATTTACACACAATACTTAAAGCATATGCAGCTCCAATACGACTGGAAGTATTTTGCACTCAAATCTGAAAGTTTGAAGTTCAGGTTGAATGtaggggatttttaaaaagtactgaTTTGCTCTCTCCTCTACTAAGTAAACGATAACAAGCtgttaacttttttaaaatctaatttatttcaAGCTGTCACTTGCAAACAAGGCCTCTAATGGCTCCTCCAGTGGACAGGCCTTGGTGCCACCAGCTCCTCCCAGCTATGAGGAAGCCACCGCCGGTATGACCACTTTGTTCTTCCATATTTAATCATAATGATAGTCTGTTATTCTAAACAAATATTTCTGACAGTGTTTATTATGGATTGGGATGGTGTAGTTACCACAAAATCTTAACTGAGTGTGTCCTTTAGGCGTCAGTGCTCCTTGTTACAATGACGTTGAGATGCTCACAGAGTTCACCTGGGATGATCGCAACATCAGGAGGGTTTTCATCCGCAAGGTATCCAAAAGCTTTATCAACAAGACAGCgattgtaaattacattttgattgAAATACATTTTACCTCAACTGAGGATTGGTCAACTTTAAAGGTTTTGCTTTTCACTGTTATTCACTTTAACTCACTTTCTTTTAGGTTTATGCCATCTTGATGATCCAGCTTTTGGTCACTCTTGCTATTGTAGCTCTTTTCACATTCTGGTGAGAAATGTTTTTTCAATTTCCGCTTAAGCTGAACAATttatttcctaaaaaaaaaaaagtacaggaGTGTGTATTTATTCAAGAATGTGTCTTTTAGTGACCCCGTGAAGGAGTACATTCAAAGCAACCCTGGGTGGTACTGGGCCTCTTAGTAAGTATACAGAGAAACTATTATTTTTGGTTGACGTGTCTTCTGTCTGAACACATATCTAACTCTTATTTCTGTTACAGTGTTGTATTCTTTGTCACTTATCTGACCCtgtcctgctgctctgcaccaaGGTAAGCTAGAAGTTTTCCAACTGAACagcaacacataaaaaaatcaaataaaatcaccTCAAATATTGAAACGTCCATCTCTCTGCTCCTGCAGGAGACAGTTTCCATGGAATCTGATTCTGCTTGCTGTCTTTGTAAGTAGAAAGCTGACATGTGCCAcgtttttaataaatattacacACTTTGTGCATAGGCTGCGTTTCCTTATCTTTACTAGATgagcagtatttaaaaaaaaaaaacttttacataAAGATTTAGAAATGCAAAAAGtgcatttatacatttttttgctcatgtGGACCTTTTACTCTGCAAATTGTCCCAATTAAAGTTTGAAGGGTCTAAAAAACAATTTGTGATTATATTTTATGAAAGCTAATGTTCTCGAGACCAAATGCTGACATTTTAACTTAACTGTCTCATGTGCTGTTACAGACGCTCTCCCTCTCCTACATGACAGGGATGCTGTCCaggtacatttttattttgctcaCTGTTGCATGTAACTGTAAAGGTGATTTTCCTTACATTGTCTTCTTAGCCAGAACAGCTTTTGCATTCAAACAAGCGAAcagtgtgttttctttacagtATGTATGATGTTAAATTGACCTTACTTATAATATTACATATATTAATAAGAGAATTGAAGCATATCAGACAGTCCAACCTAGTGATCACTTGTACCTGTGTCCAGATAAAGTTTCCACCTGAAACCTTGTAGACTTGTTTGTTCTTGTGGAGACTTTTCCAACTGAAGTGCCATTGAAACAATACAAGCGTATacaattttgcttcttttttaaatagCTTCTATAACACAAAGTCAGTGGTGATGTGTCTGGGCATCACAGCAGCAGTCTGTCTCCTGGTCACAGTCTTCAGCTTCCAAACTAAGGTGAGAAAAGTGTTTCCCCTCGTGTGCTTTATATTCCATACATGTAGGATTTACAGttaaaattattcaaacatATCACCCTCtcaatatttttgatttaaatatatttgatttCATGTGCTTTCTCCAGTTTGATGTGACTTCATGCCAAGGTGTGCTCTTTGTCTTCTGCATGGTGATGTTCATCTCTGGACTGGTGCTGGCTGTTGTCCTTCCTTTTCAATATGTGAGTACGAGCAACCAAAACAAGTAACTGCATCATCTGTGTTACAGGTTGAAGTAGaatgtgcaggactttaaagattttaagatttaaaaCAATGATAGCAGTGGTCAGAAAGTTGAAACATGCCTATTTATTCaagggtttttctttatttttttactattttctatatCGTAGAACAATACTGACacattaaaatggcaaaaacacatggaattatatagtaaaaaatgtaaaaaactgcTTTGATAGCAGTTTTTGCACACTCGAGGTTTTTACAACCAGCTTTATGAAGTTGTCACATGGAATCCTCTGCAGCACAGGTTTAGGTTCCAATTTATGAAGCTCAGCTATTTCTTCCTTGCTAATCCACATCAAACAAGATCCAAAGGACCACCTGATAAAGTTAAATTGCTCACTTAAGCTCACGCACAACAAAAATAAGTTGTACAAAtgattttcctttttcaaattttccaaaataagAGTAAACCAGAGGTAAAATAACTGGACGTCATGTCTGAAAGTAATGATGAACtatcatttctctttacttagctgactTATGCAATTATATTTGATTACTACAGTGGTTGAATAAagctttttgctgtttgtcagtGCTATCTTGCCATAACGCAACTGATCAAATTAAGAGACCAAGATATTTCATCAATTTCTTTCAAACAGGGCACACCTGTTAATTAAGAACCATTTCCCGTGATGATCTGATGAAGCTGGTTAAGACGTTTCCAACAttttgcaaagctgtcatcaggATTCAACACTTttgctgcacagtagcttggtggttagcactgttgccttgcagctagaagatccggcctgggatctttctgcctggagtttgcatgttctccctgtgcatgtgtgagttttctctgggtactccggcttcctcccacagttcaaaaacatgctgaggttaataactctaaattgtctgtaggtgtgaatgtgagtgtgttctCTTTGTGTAGCCCTGTTATGGACTAGCGACCTGttcagggtgtctcctgccttcactctaagtcagctaggataggctccagcccctgTGTGACCTTCATGAAgataaagtggtgtatagacaaggaatggatggatagattttATCCAAACACTCTTGAATGCGAAGGGATACATCAAATCTAAATGTAATTTCTAGTCTAACAAATATGTCACATGAGACTAACACAGACAGAACTAAAGTTTAGTTAGTCtgtatcccagctgattttCCATTGGAGGCATTGGTGGTAATCTGCAGACTGGAATCCCATTtaatcaagttgttttttcatATTAGGTACCTTGGTTGGATGCCACATACGCTGCTTTGGGAGCCATACTGTTCACCATGGTGAGAGCAGATCTCAGAGTACCAGATTATTACTGTAGAGTAAAATAAAAGGTGTCTCACTTGCTGTTTTATTATCTGttgcagtttttggcatttGACACCCAGCTCCTTATGGGAAACAAGCGGTACACTATGAGTCCAGAAGAATATGTCTTCGCCACTCTCAACATCTACCTGGATATCATCTacatcttctccttctttcttcaaatgtttggaaCTGAACGAGACTAAACACACCATTCAGAGGATGAGGGCTGACTTTATGCAGACATGATAAcagtcttttaaaatgttggtgATTGTGGTGACACTGTTTCCAGTTATAGCAGCTTTATTTTATGCCTGATCCTGAAGGAGGTGTTGAATACTCTGTGAATCTCATGTACTGCTATACATGCACATCGACATGTATCAATATTCACACCCAACATTTTTGTAATCCTTCCCTCTTCTCCAGCATGTTCGTAAAACCGTGACCCAAACTATGGGTTAGATTATTAGCTTTACCAGCCAGAAACACTCCCTGACCTGTgatcttttgtcatttaatcTAGATAGAACATACCGTGAATGTCCATGTGAAGCTGTATGGTTGTCTCATATCCATGCTTACATTAGTATCACAAATCTCATGCAAACAATAGATGTTGATACTCTTTAGGAGGTATTTGATCTACAGTACATCTTGCATgattcttaaaaaaaagtcctgttTATGTCCTTCCATCTTTGGATCATTGTTGTGAGTGTTCATTTAGTGACTGAAAGCACAAGTATAGCTTTAAAATAGCTTAAAAGAATTACAtattttcctgtgttttcaGTCATGTCCAATGTTGTTTTAATACTGTGAATTACACAAAACTCCTTCAACATGTTTAACAGTTTGGAGGCAggtgacatttttttctgggtTTTGAATGACAATCTAAAGATGTTATCTGTTTAAATTGGAATCTCTACCTTGATTTATTAACATTGAATACTGTACAGTCAGTATGATGATTTATGATCGCTTGAACTATGAAGATTTCAAATATTGTATTCACATTATTGCAGTGTTTATTGTGAGTATGTCATTTGTCTATCATTTGAACCTGTAATCCTGTGATTGTTTAGACTGATTTTTTTCATGACGGATTTAGTTTGAGCAATCGTTGACTGTTGGCATTATAGTTTTTGGTCCTATTAATGTTTAAACTTGGTTTGAACTGGTgacaaatgttgaatataaacATAACAGTGCCATAACTGCATGGATTTTCTGTAACTTTTGATAAGGCTTGCATTTGTGGAGGGATTTGAATGCTGTATTTCATGACATCcgaagtttatttttttatgatagAATGATATATTTCAGAAAGTGTGGGATATAAAGTAGAGAACATAatgtttgaaatgatttttttaattctgaagtggccttggATTACCATTGTTTGGTTATATTAATGCGggattttattttaagatcacCCTGCATTCTATTGTAGAATTGATGTTGCTGTATTAAATTAAAGGGTGAATGTGTATGAATATGGTCACTGGTTCTCTCTGATTTAATAAATATGTGCTTTAACATCTGTACACTAGCATGAAATTTCATCAGTGTTAGTCGCATGAAACTCCCATGATAAGAACCTCAGGAGAAAGCTGTCAAATTTCAGCACATTCCTCAAATTCAAGTTAGCCAGAAGTCCCCTGCAAGTTTGTCACAGTGTGCATAtagaaaaatgacattacagCAAATTTGCAGCTGTATTGCCAAAGGTTAACTACAACTCTGTCGGAAACCATTATTGCCAGAAATGCTATATAGTGGCAAACTTGCTACCAGAAGGTTACGAGATGTTTCATATTAGTGCAAAATTGTGGTGCCAAACCAcaagcaaaaatgtttgttagTGGGGGCGAACTTCCAGTTATTACTATAATGTTGCTGGATATTTGCCAATAGATTCCAACACTGACAAACCTATGGCAACATTATCTAAAAAATGTATGTCTTTGCtccaaaataaccacaaatttGCCCCAAATCTGCCACTAACACTTTTACTTTTGTACAGGTAATGTAAACCAcactttgttttgtattttacagcttttgtaAGACAGCTAAATAACAAAAAGTCAATGCCGGCGGATGTGACGCGATATTAAATACTTTCCCCCGTCTGCAATCAACCACTAAATGGTGGAGACACTGGGATTTACAGCATCCAGTTATCCAATCAGAATGCGCAGTGCTAGAACGTCTGGTTCAGCCATGTTGTGGTTTTGAATGAGGAAGAAGCGGGAGATGTTATTCTTCAACgagtttattttcaatttatagCCACGTTGAGAATTTACAAATGAGTTAGGGTGCAACTCAAAATGATAGCCGTTTTTCCGAACGCATTTGTTGCGACTTATCGCATTCCCGTTGGAATTTAAACACACTTTCATAAATTAGCCGTGTAGCTAACAACGTTAGCTAGCACAGTGCTTAGCGTAATGTGCTAGCCAGACAGCTAGCTAATtctaagctaactagctaacgGTTAGTGGTAATATTGGGAAAGTAAATTGATGCTTGCGAGGAGTTTTCGCCTTTGAAGCAGCCTCCGCTAACCTACATCACCCGAATGAAGCGCGTTAGCTTAATTTGGTGTGACTATATTGACAGGTAGACTGAAAGCAGCTTTAGCGATTTATCTTTAAACCAGCGGTGTTTTGACTAAaacttttgagtcatgttgaataaaatctACGAATGGATAGAAACGAGCTTTGCCAATCTTCGCAATGGTGTGCCAGCTGCGGAGCACTCACATGCACATGGGGCTGCGAGAGATGGTCAACTGAGGAGGAAAAGACCATTTGAATGGTACGAGCTGCGATGGTATTATTCCCTCTTGTAACCAGATGCTACTGTTTTTAAAGATACATGGAATTAAACCGTCCTTCGGCATTTAATGAGCCAACGTAACTACCGTTGCTATGGGATAGGCGTTAATTGAATCCTCGGttatgtagtttttattttcactttgacgAAATTGATgtcatgtgtcttttttttccccttaagtTTGGAAGATGGCCATGAAATCGACCAAGATGACTTAATGATAAAGAAATCACGAATGGGTAATTACAAAATCATTCTCTTTATAATGTGTGAGTATGTGCGTGAATATAGTTAAATCAGTGTTTCATTGTTTAGACCCCTGTCTGTTGGATGTTTTCTGTAGGGGATCTTATTGACACTGTCAAGAGTGCAGCTGAAGGGGTTAAGAGTCATAGTTCCAGTGTGGCTACATGGATGAGGAACAATGTCAGCCCTACTTTGAGAAATATACTGCCTACCTCCCCTGGTCCACCACCTGGAGAGCCTCAGCCCTCAACTTCAGCAGCAGTCTGGACAGGGAGGCCGGTAAGAAATTATTTGTTTGAGGCTTCATTGTAAACACTGTCCAAACACCTTTgactttaatttaaatttgCTCTATGTGACTTTGGTTTAAGGTTGGTGACCGGAATTCTTTGGGTGAGACGTTTGCTGCCCCCTCACCAACTTTGGAgtggaaaacatccaaaacaggTAAGATTATTGCTTTAAAGCATTGCCAAAGCTTTTGCATTAACTCTCAAATCCATGGGTTATTTTTCAGAAACCTTTGCAGAACTCAGCTTGCTAGGAGCCTTGAAATTATAGAAGTTGCTTAAGCCATATATTGAAATTGTGTTGCTGGTcatgttttcagaaaattgaattaacaaaaacatgtaTAAACAATGATGTTTCTCATTATTTATGAAACTATTACAGTCAGTTGTAGATGCTGGAAGTAAGAGATTAATAATTCCATGTGGACTAATCAATTTCATATTTATAGTCCCTTATCTTGCACCCAGCCTACTATAAACTTAATAAACTGACACCTATGAACCACAAATTAGTCAGCATAGTAATCGCTGATTAAAGTCACATGTCCACgttttgttatgttttatgATTAGAATATAATTCTACACAACTCCACTGCATTGAAATCGATTGCAGATGTGCAAATGTGGCATCTTGAGTatttttatgcaagtttttcagGTGTAGCAGTTCAGATTCTGGACAGACGTCAGACTTTTTaggttttaaaagtttttttgttttttcttaaaatccTTCCTTTCTAGATTTGGTTTTCACAACATTTGAATGGCAACGTTTTACTGTAGAATGCATGCTTGTGAGACGTTATCGTTTCCCAAGTAGGTAATTTGGCTCTGAAAACTACTTGGGTTTACAGTGGTAGTCTTTTATCAGTTGAAGTATCTTTATTAGATGGCATTATCAGGCTGAACTAAGGATGTCATAATACCAGAAACTTGGAAGTTGTTGTGCTTTGTTGTTATTCTATGATTTTAATACCAGTTTTGATACcatagcaacaaaaaacaaacaatgcaaaTGTTGTATTTCAGCATCAAGTCctttatttattaaaacttgggatggaggtttaaaaaacaagacaacattgttgttttaaactatttaaaaaacacatttctactaCAACACCTAGTTGCCTGatatatgaaaacaaacaaataaaacaaacaaatgcacataaTAAACAGCTTAGGTGTAGTTCatgtgttaaaaacaacaaaaaacacaaaaaaacagtgctACCACAGATGCAGCTGTCACAGTTCAAAAACGGCAACAGTAACATTCCCGGTTGTGAACATTGCCATGATGTGATGGTAATTTAAACTAGCAACTGAAACTCCCACTTTGAACTCTGTGTACAGATCTGGATGTCTGTCTTTAAGATGCTTAGAGAAGTTTGAGGTGTTTCCTCCTTTAAATGCTCTGTGCCATCGATTGCATTCTGGCGTTTGGTC
The nucleotide sequence above comes from Amphiprion ocellaris isolate individual 3 ecotype Okinawa chromosome 8, ASM2253959v1, whole genome shotgun sequence. Encoded proteins:
- the LOC111581500 gene encoding protein lifeguard 2-like, whose translation is MTQGKLSLANKASNGSSSGQALVPPAPPSYEEATAGVSAPCYNDVEMLTEFTWDDRNIRRVFIRKVYAILMIQLLVTLAIVALFTFCDPVKEYIQSNPGWYWASYVVFFVTYLTLSCCSAPRRQFPWNLILLAVFTLSLSYMTGMLSSFYNTKSVVMCLGITAAVCLLVTVFSFQTKFDVTSCQGVLFVFCMVMFISGLVLAVVLPFQYVPWLDATYAALGAILFTMFLAFDTQLLMGNKRYTMSPEEYVFATLNIYLDIIYIFSFFLQMFGTERD